In a single window of the Nodularia spumigena CCY9414 genome:
- a CDS encoding amidase: MNKIDLAFTPAVELADLIRRREVSPLELVDLYLERISQFNPQLGSYFTVTAELAIADAKVKTETLATTSELPPFFGVPISIKDLNPVAGIPCTYGNPALLQNIPNYDDGVVTRIKQAGFIILGKTATSELGSFPYTEPTGFTPARNPWNLEYTPGGSSGGAAAAVAAGLCAVAQGSDGGGSVRGPAACCGLVGIKPSRGRVTNAPVGNQLAGIATNGPIGRTVADAAALLDVMSGYVTGDPCWLPNPEPSFLAATTEKLGNLRIAFSTNIPPLGEADANCQQGVLQTVKLLAEMGNTIAEKCPDFSALIEPFQIVWQGGVAAAGIPIEALQPVNRLLFSRTGSVGEYLRAVSQMQIVARQIVAFFDTVDVLVLPVYLHSPIRVGEWADLSPEETFQKIVHWVAPCPASNATGQPAIALPVGFDSNGLPMSVQLIGKPAAEATLISLAAQLEAANPWIQHRPDFATSA, from the coding sequence ATGAATAAAATTGATTTAGCTTTTACCCCAGCAGTAGAATTGGCGGACTTAATTCGTCGTCGGGAAGTGTCGCCGTTGGAGTTGGTGGATTTATATTTAGAAAGGATTTCCCAATTTAACCCCCAATTAGGAAGTTACTTTACGGTGACAGCAGAATTGGCGATCGCAGATGCTAAAGTCAAAACTGAAACCCTAGCAACTACCTCAGAACTACCGCCATTTTTCGGTGTGCCGATTTCCATTAAAGACCTAAATCCTGTCGCGGGCATACCGTGTACTTACGGTAATCCCGCATTATTACAAAATATTCCTAACTACGACGATGGAGTAGTAACTCGGATTAAACAAGCTGGATTTATTATTCTCGGTAAAACAGCCACCTCAGAGTTAGGTTCATTTCCTTACACAGAACCTACGGGATTTACCCCAGCCAGAAACCCCTGGAATTTAGAATACACTCCCGGCGGTTCCAGTGGTGGCGCAGCAGCAGCCGTAGCCGCCGGATTATGTGCTGTAGCTCAAGGTTCCGATGGTGGCGGTTCAGTGCGGGGACCTGCGGCTTGCTGTGGTTTGGTAGGTATCAAACCATCACGGGGTAGAGTGACTAATGCACCGGTAGGAAATCAATTGGCGGGAATTGCTACCAATGGACCGATTGGGCGGACTGTGGCTGATGCAGCTGCCCTTTTAGATGTCATGTCTGGCTACGTCACGGGTGATCCTTGCTGGTTACCCAACCCAGAACCCTCATTTCTCGCCGCTACCACAGAAAAACTCGGTAATTTGCGAATTGCCTTTAGTACAAATATTCCGCCCTTGGGAGAAGCTGACGCAAATTGTCAACAAGGGGTACTGCAAACAGTCAAATTATTAGCCGAAATGGGTAACACAATCGCCGAGAAATGCCCTGATTTCAGTGCTTTAATAGAACCGTTTCAAATCGTTTGGCAAGGTGGGGTAGCGGCTGCGGGAATCCCCATTGAGGCGTTACAGCCAGTGAATCGTTTGCTGTTCTCACGCACAGGTTCTGTGGGTGAATATCTCCGCGCCGTTTCCCAAATGCAGATAGTAGCTAGGCAAATTGTGGCGTTTTTCGATACCGTAGATGTACTGGTATTGCCAGTTTATTTGCATTCACCTATCCGTGTGGGAGAATGGGCTGATTTGAGTCCAGAAGAGACATTCCAGAAAATTGTCCACTGGGTAGCACCTTGTCCAGCCTCTAATGCTACCGGACAACCTGCGATCGCACTTCCGGTAGGATTTGATAGTAATGGTTTACCTATGAGTGTACAGCTAATTGGTAAGCCGGCGGCGGAAGCGACTTTAATTAGTCTGGCGGCGCAATTAGAAGCCGCAAATCCTTGGATTCAACATCGTCCGGATTTTGCCACATCAGCTTAA